In Melanotaenia boesemani isolate fMelBoe1 chromosome 16, fMelBoe1.pri, whole genome shotgun sequence, the following proteins share a genomic window:
- the si:ch211-248a14.8 gene encoding uncharacterized protein si:ch211-248a14.8 isoform X2, with translation MKYDYEELQMITPPPGEATSAQNDMSFSSGRWRTGWCASVVKRLSSSHVLKPLFPTFCLVIVIVHGLADKLRNFVVGIFIPQYHYPYAVAFCFTQVLISLLFLNLLYVLGLVPLRRYSRVLGERLLLPAICSSVQSVLAMWAKASSLYASLFLFTVPLLPLVTIGLSFSLKLASPPSHHSSVLISILSGTFIILTASKGFPAIEPLEYMYAPLALILHSISLTFLAKVFEDERHRPCDAQASVFDIYYTQLVNQSWVLGVLWLLHPDSPWQVLRHSSWQNLLFHGYLLAILLLGMVLNFMVSMSALCVSPVAAALLYSARPMMQPFFHLL, from the exons ATGAAATATGACTATGAGGAATTACAAATG ATAACGCCTCCACCAGGAGAAGCAACCTCTGCACAGAATGACATGTCTTTTAG TTCAGGCAGATGGAGGACAGGATGGTGTGCATCAGTGGTGAAGAGGCTCTCTTCCAGTCATGTGCTGAAGCCCCTGTTTCCAACCTTCTGCCTGGTAATTGTGATTGTACATGGCCTGGCTGACAAACTCAGAAACTTTGTGGTGGGCATCTTTATCCCACAGTACCACTACCCGTATGCTGTGGCTTTCTGCTTTACACAG GTTCTGATCTCCCTCTTATTCTTGAACCTTCTCTATGTCCTGGGTTTGGTGCCTCTCAGACGTTACTCCAGGGTCCTGGGTGAGAGGCTGTTGCTGCCTGCGATCTGTAGCAGTGTTCAGTCTGTGCTGGCCATGTGGGCCAAAGCCAGCAGCTTGTATGCCagcctcttcctcttcactgtGCCGCTGTTGCCCCTGGTAACCATAGGTTTGAGTTTCTCCCTGAAGCTAGCATCCCCACCATCACATCACTCTTCTGTTCTCATTTCCATCTTGAGTGGGACATTTATTATACTTACAG CATCCAAGGGTTTCCCAGCTATTGAGCCTCTGGAGTACATGTATGCTCCTCTGGCTTTAATCCTTCACAGTATTTCCCTAACTTTCCTGGCTAAAGTGTTTGAAGATGAGCGACACCGCCCTTGTGATGCCCAGGCCTCCGTTTTTGACATCTATTACACCCAGCTGGTCAACCAGAGCTGGGTGCTGGGCGTGTTGTGGCTGCTGCACCCTGACAGTCCCTGGCAGGTGTTGAGGCATAGCAGCTGGCAAAACCTGCTCTTCCATGGATACTTGCTCGCTATTCTCCTATTAGGGATGGTACTAAACTTCATGGTCAGCATGTCTGCTCTATGTGTCTCACCAGTGGCTGCTGCGCTGCTTTACTCAGCAAGACCGATGATGCAGCCATTTTTTCACCTCCTTTAG
- the ecd gene encoding protein ecdysoneless homolog — protein MDALQRRMIQEDMVEYKLFLLQPHGSDFQRTEERLQYLIEEILAKVAPLLTQYIWQHQSFNLKYYPEKGDFPAHIGGSTQFGDNVEDEWFIVYLLQQITEVFPDLAARVEDNDGEFLLIEAADYLPKWLNPDTSENRVFLYRGELHILPCPSKSSAEGFPYDVVPSVVQALALLSTQPEACRPNSKICSAVRKRLQGYPEKIKSGLHRAHCFIPAGIATVLAQRPDLVAPAVSAFYLRDPVDLQACRSFKTFPPETRVLTLVTFTRCLYAQLQQQQFTPDRRSGFNLPPHSHPQYKAQELGMKLAHGFEILCSKCRLPSSEPNAPVSCNPQWKGFLESLERNGYFRGELEGSVLYKELSRSAENFFKLSVASKSSILSPGEEVLQVLHSCSPFNLEEMKKLESQLPQEDSDSWLDLTAQDLEELLQERSCSGADVSSKKSCSTKQTQNIRDAEERGKDKEDNKEEEEAGYSLVAVSQGLKNFLNAMSSHEGAELPWSSATQPFSFDPDSVTNSLDRLLGSKDEELDSDDLEDEDFDGEDDEEVEKKEEGSSNQADMSGTETLDSLKRYMDQMDQELMSTNVGQSFSQRNYNKTSLDNGSSHSSTGDGLSREDGGVEETEEEEIQPLDVDVNLVANLLESLSCQAGLAGPASNLLQSLGIHLPPNSDPS, from the exons ATGGACGCCCTGCAAAGGAGGATGATTCAGGAGGATATGGTTGAGTACAAACTTTTCTTGCTCCAGCCTCACGGTTCAGATTTTCAAAGGACTGAAGAACGCCTTCAATATCTGATAGAAGAGATCTTGGCAAAAGTTGCCCCTCTTTTAACACAATACATCTGGCAGCATCAATCATTCAACCTGAAGTATTATCCTGAGAAAG GAGATTTTCCTGCTCACATTGGGGGGAGCACTCAGTTTGGAGACAATGTTGAGGACGAATGGTTTATTGTCTACCTCCTGCAGCAAATCACTGAGGTTTTTCCAGATCTTGCAGCAAG AGTTGAGGACAATGATGGGGAGTTTCTTCTCATTGAAGCAGCAGATTATCTTCCCAAGTGGCTGAATCCAGACACCAGTGAAAATAGA GTCTTTCTGTACAGGGGAGAGCTGCACATCTTGCCCTGTCCCTCCAAATCCAGTGCAGAGGGTTTCCCTTATGATGTGGTACCCAGTGTAGTGCAAGCTCTGGCACTACTTTCTACTCAACCAGAAGCATGCAGGCCAAACTCCAAGATATGTTCAGCCGTGAGGAAACGGCTACAAGG GTACCCAGAGAAGATTAAAAGTGGTCTCCATCGTGCCCACTGCTTCATACCTGCAGGTATTGCCACTGTGTTGGCACAGCGACCAGATCTGGTTGCACCTgcagtttcagctttctaccTGCGGGATCCTGTGGATCTGCAGGCCTGTCGGAGCTTCAAGACCTTTCCTCCTGAAACAAGAGTCCTCACCTTG GTGACATTCACCCGCTGCCTGTATGCCCAGCTGCAGCAACAGCAATTCACTCCAGACCGAAGAAGCGGATTTAACCTGCCTCCTCACTCTCATCCACAGTACAAGGCTCAGGAGCTTGGCATGAAGCTG GCGCATGGCTTTGAGATCCTGTGCTCTAAATGTAGATTGCCATCTTCAGAGCCTAATGCACCAGTCAGTTGCAATCCTCAGTGGAAAGGCTTTTTGGAAAGTCTTGAAAGAAATGGCTACTTCCGG GGAGAATTGGAAGGTTCGGTCCTTTACAAAGAACTTTCAAGGTCTGCAGAAAATTTCTTCAAACTCTCTGTTGCCTCAAAATCCAG CATTCTGTCCCCGGGGGAGGAGGTTCTCCAGGTGCTGCACAGCTGCAGTCCATTCAACTTGGAGGAGATGAAGAAACTCGAGTCACAGCTCCCCCAAGAGGACA GTGACAGCTGGCTGGATCTCACAGCTCAGGatctggaggagctgctgcaggaaagAAGCTGTAGCGGAGCTGATGTTAGCAGCAAAAAATCCTGCTCCACTAAACAGACACAGAACATTAGGGAtgcagaggagagaggaaaggATAAGGAAGACAacaaggaggaagaggaggctggTTACAGCCTGGTAGCAGTCAGTCAAGGACTGAAGAATTTCCTTAATGCCATGTCGTCTCATGAGGGGGCTGAACTTCCTTG GAGCAGTGCAACTCAGCCTTTTAGTTTTGACCCAGACTCTGTGACCAACTCCCTGGACAGACTACTGG gAAGCAAAGATGAAGAGCTAGATTCAGACGATCTGGAAGATGAAGATTTTGATGGAGAAGATGACgaagaagtggaaaaaaaagaggagggtTCCTCTAATCAGGCAGATATgagtgggacagaaactctggacaGCCTCAAAAGATACATGGACCAAATGGATCAGGAGCTGATGAGCACGAATGTAGGACAAAGCTTCAGTCAAAGG AATTACAACAAGACGAGCTTGGACAACGGCTCCTCTCATTCATCTACTGGAGACGGTCTCTCGAGGGaggatggaggagtggaagagacagaagaagaggagatcCAGCCTTTAGATGTGGATGTCAATTTAGTCGCAAACCTGTTGGAGTCTCTGAGCTGCCAGGCTGGGCTGGCCGGACCCGCTTCCAACCTGCTCCAGAGCCTGGGCATACACCTCCCACCCAATTCTGATCCCTCATAG
- the si:ch211-248a14.8 gene encoding uncharacterized protein si:ch211-248a14.8 isoform X1, translating to MTMRNYKCPQCEFLLLPLQITPPPGEATSAQNDMSFSSGRWRTGWCASVVKRLSSSHVLKPLFPTFCLVIVIVHGLADKLRNFVVGIFIPQYHYPYAVAFCFTQVLISLLFLNLLYVLGLVPLRRYSRVLGERLLLPAICSSVQSVLAMWAKASSLYASLFLFTVPLLPLVTIGLSFSLKLASPPSHHSSVLISILSGTFIILTASKGFPAIEPLEYMYAPLALILHSISLTFLAKVFEDERHRPCDAQASVFDIYYTQLVNQSWVLGVLWLLHPDSPWQVLRHSSWQNLLFHGYLLAILLLGMVLNFMVSMSALCVSPVAAALLYSARPMMQPFFHLL from the exons ATGACTATGAGGAATTACAAATG TCCACAGTGTGAATTTCTCCTCCTACCACTGCAGATAACGCCTCCACCAGGAGAAGCAACCTCTGCACAGAATGACATGTCTTTTAG TTCAGGCAGATGGAGGACAGGATGGTGTGCATCAGTGGTGAAGAGGCTCTCTTCCAGTCATGTGCTGAAGCCCCTGTTTCCAACCTTCTGCCTGGTAATTGTGATTGTACATGGCCTGGCTGACAAACTCAGAAACTTTGTGGTGGGCATCTTTATCCCACAGTACCACTACCCGTATGCTGTGGCTTTCTGCTTTACACAG GTTCTGATCTCCCTCTTATTCTTGAACCTTCTCTATGTCCTGGGTTTGGTGCCTCTCAGACGTTACTCCAGGGTCCTGGGTGAGAGGCTGTTGCTGCCTGCGATCTGTAGCAGTGTTCAGTCTGTGCTGGCCATGTGGGCCAAAGCCAGCAGCTTGTATGCCagcctcttcctcttcactgtGCCGCTGTTGCCCCTGGTAACCATAGGTTTGAGTTTCTCCCTGAAGCTAGCATCCCCACCATCACATCACTCTTCTGTTCTCATTTCCATCTTGAGTGGGACATTTATTATACTTACAG CATCCAAGGGTTTCCCAGCTATTGAGCCTCTGGAGTACATGTATGCTCCTCTGGCTTTAATCCTTCACAGTATTTCCCTAACTTTCCTGGCTAAAGTGTTTGAAGATGAGCGACACCGCCCTTGTGATGCCCAGGCCTCCGTTTTTGACATCTATTACACCCAGCTGGTCAACCAGAGCTGGGTGCTGGGCGTGTTGTGGCTGCTGCACCCTGACAGTCCCTGGCAGGTGTTGAGGCATAGCAGCTGGCAAAACCTGCTCTTCCATGGATACTTGCTCGCTATTCTCCTATTAGGGATGGTACTAAACTTCATGGTCAGCATGTCTGCTCTATGTGTCTCACCAGTGGCTGCTGCGCTGCTTTACTCAGCAAGACCGATGATGCAGCCATTTTTTCACCTCCTTTAG
- the dnajc9 gene encoding dnaJ homolog subfamily C member 9 — MGLLERCQELFKTSNLYEVLGINKEANETEVRRSYYKVSMKVHPDRAPEDPQATEKFQVLGKLYAVLSDKEQRAIYDEQGVVDEESDVLSQDRCWEEYWRLLFPKITKEDILAFEKKYKGSDEEREDVIRIYVQHKGDMDAIACSVMCFSQEDEPRVCSIIHAAIESGEVEAFPAFTKECDKKKRARRKRADREREEAEEMQKEMGLDDQDDSLVMMLKQRQQSREKNFNSFLTDLEAKYSKKSAKPQKGKKGKK; from the exons ATGGGTTTGCTCGAGCGGTGCCAGGAGCTCTTCAAGACCTCCAACTTATATGAGGTGCTGGGAATAAACAAAGAGGCGAACGAGACAGAGGTCCGGAGGAGCTACTACAAAGTGTCGATGAAAGTACATCCAGACCGGGCCCCTGAAGACCCGCAGGCAACAGAGAAGTTTCAG GTGTTGGGAAAACTGTATGCAGTGCTGAGCGATAAGGAGCAGAGAGCCATTTATGATGAGCAGGGAGTGGTGGATGAAGAGTCTGATGTCCTTAGTCAAGACCGCTGCTGGGAGGAATACTGGAGACTGCTCTTTCCTAAG ATCACAAAGGAGGACATTCTGGCTTTTGAGAAGAAATACAAGGGCTCTGATGAAGAGCGGGAAGATGTGATCCGGATTTATGTGCAGCATAAAGGAGATATGGATGCAATCGCATGCTCGGTGATGTGCTTCTCCCAGGAAGATGAGCCCAGGGTGTGCAGCATTATCCATGCCGCCATAGAGAGTGGAGAAGTTGAAGCATTCCCAGCATTTACTAAGGAGTGTGACAAAAAGAAGAGGGCCCGGAGGAAAAGG GCTGACAGAGAGcgagaagaagcagaagaaatgCAAAAAGAGATGGGGCTTGATGATCAGGATGATAGTCTAGTCATGATGCTGAAG CAACGACAGCAGTCCAGAGAGAAGAATTTCAACAGTTTCCTTACAGACCTGGAGGCAAAATACTCCAAAAAAAGTGCCAAACcccaaaaaggaaagaaaggaaagaagtaA
- the fam149b1 gene encoding protein FAM149B1 isoform X2 encodes MISRYNRRPVSHKLEIRGLSRSRLDHHPLPEEADDNQTPPHYLHNFQEASSAHNSSQASAASVHSDCTTVISVDSHQSWSGIHSSTGTGISTERSSVFSWGYDEFDKAASRQVQQMFEEIDKELYEGRGSGGGIPQGLQDECQQWTTRFPHLRILGSQLMCPTDEGFQWYATPGSASPVSSTSAGNDSDLKSQDKDKGGAELNVQGKRAALIKSSSGELDGPLNNSSGSGSHDKLEVIEVEGLMEEYLAFDSRDLDSEWDQDYSESVRRHRCLPPVSPYRCRRQAVLDLLFDDVWQELVGWMKELVQRHWECCTTHDETISGSLSPVQSDSQNPLMLLSSLPTMLPKLSQSRVPPLTAGPQFQVGRVPIGAAATQHNLNDLIMIQSIPLQQRNLGALERNQEPEERMSRRPGSSVVLSSKPRPRRALEQSSSSLSRPAQSARRRNPPPRTLLPLVPSFSQSSTGVSLDEVIRGTRLTTASDHLTSPLLPLSRNTLLPPISTGDSEPSHPGQQSKLTQRQKGASSRAHSAINDEAGSSLPRDRHHLLDAFSRPNTTHTYRSDTPYRRSFTVLDNIGQGRPGRASVGIDSLGIGVTGISLGISSSSFLDSFSHHPLGHSPIKDEEEPDPQASIPAPLVPVSVPSRAYTRGGVSSRASRPGL; translated from the exons ATGATTTCACGATACAACAGGAGACCTGTATCGCACAAGCTTGAGAT TCGTGGATTGTCTCGAAGCCGCCTTGATCACCACCCTCTCCCAGAAGAAGCAGATGATAACCAAACTCCTCCACACTACCTCCACAACTTTCAGGAAGCTTCCTCTGCACACAACAG CTCACAGgcatctgctgcttcagttcACTCTGACTGCACCACTGTCATCTCAGTGGACTCCCACCAGTCCTGGTCAGGTATCCACAGCTCCACAGGTACTGGCATCTCCACAGAGAGAAGCTCTGTTTTCTCCTGGGGCTATGAT GAGTTCGACAAGGCAGCGTCTCGGCAGGTGCAGCAAATGTTTGAGGAGATTGACAAAGAGCTGTATGAAGGGAGAGGAAGTGGGGGTGGGATACCACAGGGGCTGCAGGATGAATGTCAGCAGTGGACCACACGCTTTCCACATCTTCG GATCTTGGGAAGTCAGCTGATGTGTCCCACTGATGAGGGCTTCCAGTGGTATGCTACTCCAGGGTCAGCCAGCCCTgtcagcagcacatctgcaGGCAACGACAGCGATTTGAAGTCCCAGGACAAAGATAAGGGTGGTGCAGA gTTGAATGTGCAGGGCAAGAGAGCTGCCCTGATCAAGTCCTCCTCAGGAGAACTGGATGGCCCTCTTAACAACTCTAGTGGCTCTGGCAGCCATGACAAACTGGAAGTGATTGAAGTAGAGGGTTTGATGGAGGAATACCTGGCTTTTGATAGCAGGGATCT AGACAGTGAGTGGGACCAGGATTATTCAGAGTCAGTTCGGAGGCATCGCTGTCTGCCTCCTGTGTCACCATATCGCTGTCGCCGTCAAGCTGTTCTCGACTTGCTGTTTGATGATGTGTGGCAGGAGCTGGTTGGCTGGATGAAAGAGCTGGTCCAACGCCACTGGGAATGCTGCACCACAC ATGATGAAACCATTTCTGGGAGCTTGAGCCCTGTACAGTCAGACTCCCAGAATCCTTTAATGCTGCTTTCCTCACTGCCCACAATGCTGCCCAAACTTAGCCAGAGCCGGGTCCCACCGCTCACAGCTGGCCCACAGTTCCAG GTTGGTAGGGTGCCTATAGGAGCAGCAGCAACCCAACACAACCTGAATGACCTCATCATGATCCAGAGCATCCCCCTGCAGCAGAGGAATCTGGGtgcactggagagaaacca AGAGCCAGAGGAGCGTATGTCTCGCAGGCCAGGCTCGAGTGTGGTCCTCTCCAGCAAGCCTCGCCCTCGCCGAGCCCTAGAGCAGAGCTCTTCCTCGCTGTCTCGCCCCGCACAGTCAGCCCGACGCAGAAATCCTCCTCCTCGAACCCTACTGCCATTGGTTCCCAGCTTTAGTCAGTCCAGCACAGGTGTATCCCTGGATGAGGTCATCCGTGGGACACGTCT AACAACAGCCAGCGATCATCTGACGTCTCCACTGTTGCCTCTGAGTCGAAACACACTCCTTCCTCCCATCAGCACCGGGGATTCAGAGCCATCTCATCCAGGCCAGCAGTCCAAGCTCACACAG CGTCAGAAAGGTGCATCCAGCCGTGCCCACAGTGCTATAAATGACGAAGCTGGCAGCTCATTACCAAGGGATCGTCACCACCTGCTGGATGCCTTCTCACGTCCCAACACAACTCACACATACAGA TCAGACACGCCATACCGCCGTTCCTTCACAGTACTCGACAACATAGGGCAGGGACGTCCAGGCAGAGCATCTGTGGGCATAG ACTCTCTGGGAATCGGTGTAACTGGCATCAGTCTCGGCATCAGCAGCTCATCTTTCTTGGACTCATTTTCTCACCACCCTCTGGGACACTCGCCCATCAAAGACGAAGAGGAGCCAGACCCACAAGCCTCTATCCCAG CTCCACTGGTGCCTGTGTCAGTCCCATCTCGGGCGTACACCCGCGGAGGCGTCTCATCCAGAGCCAGCAGACCTGGCTTGTAG
- the si:ch211-248a14.8 gene encoding uncharacterized protein si:ch211-248a14.8 isoform X3 has protein sequence MTCLLGKSSGRWRTGWCASVVKRLSSSHVLKPLFPTFCLVIVIVHGLADKLRNFVVGIFIPQYHYPYAVAFCFTQVLISLLFLNLLYVLGLVPLRRYSRVLGERLLLPAICSSVQSVLAMWAKASSLYASLFLFTVPLLPLVTIGLSFSLKLASPPSHHSSVLISILSGTFIILTASKGFPAIEPLEYMYAPLALILHSISLTFLAKVFEDERHRPCDAQASVFDIYYTQLVNQSWVLGVLWLLHPDSPWQVLRHSSWQNLLFHGYLLAILLLGMVLNFMVSMSALCVSPVAAALLYSARPMMQPFFHLL, from the exons ATGACATGTCTTTTAGGTAAAAG TTCAGGCAGATGGAGGACAGGATGGTGTGCATCAGTGGTGAAGAGGCTCTCTTCCAGTCATGTGCTGAAGCCCCTGTTTCCAACCTTCTGCCTGGTAATTGTGATTGTACATGGCCTGGCTGACAAACTCAGAAACTTTGTGGTGGGCATCTTTATCCCACAGTACCACTACCCGTATGCTGTGGCTTTCTGCTTTACACAG GTTCTGATCTCCCTCTTATTCTTGAACCTTCTCTATGTCCTGGGTTTGGTGCCTCTCAGACGTTACTCCAGGGTCCTGGGTGAGAGGCTGTTGCTGCCTGCGATCTGTAGCAGTGTTCAGTCTGTGCTGGCCATGTGGGCCAAAGCCAGCAGCTTGTATGCCagcctcttcctcttcactgtGCCGCTGTTGCCCCTGGTAACCATAGGTTTGAGTTTCTCCCTGAAGCTAGCATCCCCACCATCACATCACTCTTCTGTTCTCATTTCCATCTTGAGTGGGACATTTATTATACTTACAG CATCCAAGGGTTTCCCAGCTATTGAGCCTCTGGAGTACATGTATGCTCCTCTGGCTTTAATCCTTCACAGTATTTCCCTAACTTTCCTGGCTAAAGTGTTTGAAGATGAGCGACACCGCCCTTGTGATGCCCAGGCCTCCGTTTTTGACATCTATTACACCCAGCTGGTCAACCAGAGCTGGGTGCTGGGCGTGTTGTGGCTGCTGCACCCTGACAGTCCCTGGCAGGTGTTGAGGCATAGCAGCTGGCAAAACCTGCTCTTCCATGGATACTTGCTCGCTATTCTCCTATTAGGGATGGTACTAAACTTCATGGTCAGCATGTCTGCTCTATGTGTCTCACCAGTGGCTGCTGCGCTGCTTTACTCAGCAAGACCGATGATGCAGCCATTTTTTCACCTCCTTTAG
- the fam149b1 gene encoding protein FAM149B1 isoform X1, translating into MISRYNRRPVSHKLEIRGLSRSRLDHHPLPEEADDNQTPPHYLHNFQEASSAHNSSQASAASVHSDCTTVISVDSHQSWSGIHSSTGTGISTERSSVFSWGYDEFDKAASRQVQQMFEEIDKELYEGRGSGGGIPQGLQDECQQWTTRFPHLRILGSQLMCPTDEGFQWYATPGSASPVSSTSAGNDSDLKSQDKDKGGAELNVQGKRAALIKSSSGELDGPLNNSSGSGSHDKLEVIEVEGLMEEYLAFDSRDLDSEWDQDYSESVRRHRCLPPVSPYRCRRQAVLDLLFDDVWQELVGWMKELVQRHWECCTTHDETISGSLSPVQSDSQNPLMLLSSLPTMLPKLSQSRVPPLTAGPQFQNTKAKGSKHKSRRKSKMQKKPSSVGRVPIGAAATQHNLNDLIMIQSIPLQQRNLGALERNQEPEERMSRRPGSSVVLSSKPRPRRALEQSSSSLSRPAQSARRRNPPPRTLLPLVPSFSQSSTGVSLDEVIRGTRLTTASDHLTSPLLPLSRNTLLPPISTGDSEPSHPGQQSKLTQRQKGASSRAHSAINDEAGSSLPRDRHHLLDAFSRPNTTHTYRSDTPYRRSFTVLDNIGQGRPGRASVGIDSLGIGVTGISLGISSSSFLDSFSHHPLGHSPIKDEEEPDPQASIPAPLVPVSVPSRAYTRGGVSSRASRPGL; encoded by the exons ATGATTTCACGATACAACAGGAGACCTGTATCGCACAAGCTTGAGAT TCGTGGATTGTCTCGAAGCCGCCTTGATCACCACCCTCTCCCAGAAGAAGCAGATGATAACCAAACTCCTCCACACTACCTCCACAACTTTCAGGAAGCTTCCTCTGCACACAACAG CTCACAGgcatctgctgcttcagttcACTCTGACTGCACCACTGTCATCTCAGTGGACTCCCACCAGTCCTGGTCAGGTATCCACAGCTCCACAGGTACTGGCATCTCCACAGAGAGAAGCTCTGTTTTCTCCTGGGGCTATGAT GAGTTCGACAAGGCAGCGTCTCGGCAGGTGCAGCAAATGTTTGAGGAGATTGACAAAGAGCTGTATGAAGGGAGAGGAAGTGGGGGTGGGATACCACAGGGGCTGCAGGATGAATGTCAGCAGTGGACCACACGCTTTCCACATCTTCG GATCTTGGGAAGTCAGCTGATGTGTCCCACTGATGAGGGCTTCCAGTGGTATGCTACTCCAGGGTCAGCCAGCCCTgtcagcagcacatctgcaGGCAACGACAGCGATTTGAAGTCCCAGGACAAAGATAAGGGTGGTGCAGA gTTGAATGTGCAGGGCAAGAGAGCTGCCCTGATCAAGTCCTCCTCAGGAGAACTGGATGGCCCTCTTAACAACTCTAGTGGCTCTGGCAGCCATGACAAACTGGAAGTGATTGAAGTAGAGGGTTTGATGGAGGAATACCTGGCTTTTGATAGCAGGGATCT AGACAGTGAGTGGGACCAGGATTATTCAGAGTCAGTTCGGAGGCATCGCTGTCTGCCTCCTGTGTCACCATATCGCTGTCGCCGTCAAGCTGTTCTCGACTTGCTGTTTGATGATGTGTGGCAGGAGCTGGTTGGCTGGATGAAAGAGCTGGTCCAACGCCACTGGGAATGCTGCACCACAC ATGATGAAACCATTTCTGGGAGCTTGAGCCCTGTACAGTCAGACTCCCAGAATCCTTTAATGCTGCTTTCCTCACTGCCCACAATGCTGCCCAAACTTAGCCAGAGCCGGGTCCCACCGCTCACAGCTGGCCCACAGTTCCAG AACACAAAGGCAAAGGGCTCAAAGCACAAGTCCAGACGGAAAtccaaaatgcagaaaaagccttccaGT GTTGGTAGGGTGCCTATAGGAGCAGCAGCAACCCAACACAACCTGAATGACCTCATCATGATCCAGAGCATCCCCCTGCAGCAGAGGAATCTGGGtgcactggagagaaacca AGAGCCAGAGGAGCGTATGTCTCGCAGGCCAGGCTCGAGTGTGGTCCTCTCCAGCAAGCCTCGCCCTCGCCGAGCCCTAGAGCAGAGCTCTTCCTCGCTGTCTCGCCCCGCACAGTCAGCCCGACGCAGAAATCCTCCTCCTCGAACCCTACTGCCATTGGTTCCCAGCTTTAGTCAGTCCAGCACAGGTGTATCCCTGGATGAGGTCATCCGTGGGACACGTCT AACAACAGCCAGCGATCATCTGACGTCTCCACTGTTGCCTCTGAGTCGAAACACACTCCTTCCTCCCATCAGCACCGGGGATTCAGAGCCATCTCATCCAGGCCAGCAGTCCAAGCTCACACAG CGTCAGAAAGGTGCATCCAGCCGTGCCCACAGTGCTATAAATGACGAAGCTGGCAGCTCATTACCAAGGGATCGTCACCACCTGCTGGATGCCTTCTCACGTCCCAACACAACTCACACATACAGA TCAGACACGCCATACCGCCGTTCCTTCACAGTACTCGACAACATAGGGCAGGGACGTCCAGGCAGAGCATCTGTGGGCATAG ACTCTCTGGGAATCGGTGTAACTGGCATCAGTCTCGGCATCAGCAGCTCATCTTTCTTGGACTCATTTTCTCACCACCCTCTGGGACACTCGCCCATCAAAGACGAAGAGGAGCCAGACCCACAAGCCTCTATCCCAG CTCCACTGGTGCCTGTGTCAGTCCCATCTCGGGCGTACACCCGCGGAGGCGTCTCATCCAGAGCCAGCAGACCTGGCTTGTAG